TGGCGATCGCCATCCTGGCGGTGGTGGTGCTCAACGCCTTGATCGGGTTCATGCAGGAGTACGCGGCCGAGCGGACCGCCGAGGCGTTGCAGGCCATGGTGCCGCACCGGGCGCGGGTGATCCGCGACGGCGAGCGCGTCGAAGTGCCCGCCGCGGAACTGGTGCCGGGAGACCTGGTCGTGCTCGAGGCCGGGGACGCGGTGTCGGCCGACTGCCGGGTCGTCGAGGCGCACGAGCTGACGGTCAACAACATGGCGCTGACCGGGGAAAGCGCACCGGTGTGGCGGAACACCGAACCGGTGCCGCCCGAGGTGAGCCCGCCGGACGCGCGAAACCTGGTGTGGATGGGCACGACGGTCGCCGCCGGGGCCGGCAAGGCCGTGGTGGTCGCGACCGGCGCGGCGACGGAGTTCGGGCGCATCTTCCGGCTCACCAGCCAGACCACGGCGGACACCAGCCCGCTGCGGCGGCAGGTGGCGATCATGGCGCGGCGGGTGGCGTCGGCGGCGTTCGCGCTGGGGCTGCTGCTGTTCGTGGCCCGGCTGTCGGCCGGCGGCTCCCTCGTGGCGACGTTCGTGTTCGCCCTCGGCGTGATGGTCGCGCTGGTGCCCGAGGGGCTGCCCGCGACGCTGTCGGTGGCGCTGGCGATCGGCGTGCGGCGGATGGCCAAGCGGCACGCGCTGATCAAGCAGCTGGTGGCGGTCGAGACGCTCGGCTCGACCACCGTGATCTGCACCGACAAGACCGGAACGCTGACGACCGCCGAGATGACGGTGCAGACGGTGTGGGCGGCGGGCCGGGCCCACCGGGTGACCGGCGTGGGCTATGCGCCCGAAGGCGAGGTGGCGGATCCCGGACCGGTCCGGGAGCTGCTGAGGGTCGCCGCGATGTGCTGCGACGCCCGGCTGCTGCCGCCTTCCGGACGGCAGGGCTGGCGAGTGCTCGGGGACACCACCGAGGGCGCGTTGCTCGTCGCCGCGGCGAAGGCGGGCCTCGATCTCGACGCCGAACTGCAGTCCGCCCCGAGGGACGGCGAACTGCCGTTCGACTCGGTGCGCAAGCTGATGACCACCCTGCACACCCGGGACGGGCGCACGTGGGCCCACGTCAAGGGCGCCCCGCAGGAACTGCTCGCCCGCTGCACGCACATCCGCGGCGAAGGTGGCGTGCGGGCGCTGGACGACGACGCGCGCCGGGAAGTGCTCGCCGCCAACGACGGGATGGCGGGATCGGCCCTGCGGGTCCTCGCGGTCGCGACCCGCGAGGTCAGCGGTCCCGGCGCCGGCCACGGGGAGGCGGAGAACGGCCTGACCCTGCTCGGACTGGTCGGCATGCTCGACCCGCCCCGGCCCGAGGTCGTCGCCTCGGTCACCGCCTGCCGGGACGCGGGGATCCGCGTGGTGATGGTGACCGGGGACTACGCGCTGACCGCCGAGGCCATCGCCCGGCGGGTCGGCATCCTGCGCCCCGGCGTCGTGCCGCGCACCGTCACGGGCGCCGAGCTGGACGGAACCGACGACGCCGCGCTGCAGGCGTTGCTCACCGAGAACCCGGACGTGCTGTTCGCCCGGGTGAAGCCCGAACACAAGATGCGGGTCGTCGCGGCGTTCAAGGACCTCGGCGAAGTCGTCGCGGTGACCGGGGACGGCGCCAACGACGCGCCCGCCCTGAAACGGGCCGACATCGGGGTCGCGATGGGCGAGTCCGGCACCGACGTGGCCCGCGAAGCCGCCGTGATGGTGCTGCTGGACGACTCCTTCGCCTCCATCGCGACCGCGGTCGAACTCGGCCGGTCGGTCTACCAGAACATCCGCAAGTTCCTGGTCTACCTGTTCAGCCACAACATCGGCGAACTGGTCCCGATCCTGGCCGCCACCGCCGTCGGGTTCCCGCTGGTGCCGTTGAGCGCGGTCCAGGTGCTCGCGATCGACCTCGGCTCCGACGTGCTCCCGGCACTGGCGCTCGGCACCGAGCCACCCGAACCGGGCATCATGAACCGGCCGCCCCGCAGCCCGAAACAGCCGTTGTTCTCCGCCGCGCTCGTGCGCCGGTTCCTGTTCCTCGGCTGCATCCAGGCGGTCGTCGTGACCACGGCGTTCTTCTGGCGCATCCACACCGCCGGCATCCCGTTCGCCGAGTTCACCCTCGACCACCCCGTGTACCGGGAGGCCCTCACCATGACCCAGGCCGGGATCGTGATCTGCCAGTTCTTCAACGGGTTCGCCGTGCGCAGCGACCGGCTGAGCATCCTCCGGATCGGCCTCCTGTCCAACCCGCACTACCTGGCGGCGCAGGGCATCGCCCTCGCGATCATGTGCGCGATCAGCTACGCCCCGCCGCTGCAGTCGGTCTTCCACACGGCGCCGTTGTCGCTCGCCGACTGGGGACTGCTCATCGTGCTCGGCTCGCTGGTGCTCGTCGCCGACGAAATCCGCAAAGCCCTGCTGCGCCGCAAGGAGGCTGCCACGTGAAAGTGATCATCATGGGCTGCGGCCGGGTCGGCTCGACCCTCGCCCAGCAGCTGTCGATCGACGGGCACGCCGTGTGCGTGCTGGACCGGGACCCGGACACCCGGGAGCTGCTGCCCACCGGGTACACGGGCGGTTTCGTGGTCGGCAACGGCTACAACCGGGAGGTCCTGGAGCGCGCCGGCATCCACGACGCGGACGCCTTCGTGGCGGTCACCGCCGGCGACAACACCAACATCGTCGGCGCCCGGATCGCCAAGGAGGACTACCGCGTCCCCCACGTCGTGGCCCGCATCTACGACCCGCGCCGCGCGGACATCTACCGCGACCTCGGCATCCCCACCGTCGCCAGCGTCCGGTGGACCACGAACCGGATCCACCAGATGCTGTCCCAGCGCTACCTCGACCCGGTCACCACGTTCGGCAACGGGGAGACGCTGCTGGTCCGGGAGACGCTGCCGGCGTGGTTCGCCGGGCGGCCACTCGGCGAACTGGAAGTCGACGGGGAGATCCGCGTCATCGCCGTCACCCGCGCCGGGACGTCGTTCCTGCCCACCGCGGCGAGCGCCGCCGAGACCGGCGACACCGTCAGCTTCGCCGTAGCCGCTTCGGCGCTGCCCAGACTGTCTTCCTTCCTCGACAAGGAGCTCGGCACATGAGGGTCCTCATCGCCGGCGCCGGGCGCCTGGGCGAGCAGGCCGCGCACCTGCTCGCCGCCACCGGCCACGAAATCACCGTCGTCGACCAGGACCAGCACCGGCTGGACCAGCTGGGCGAGCGGTACCACGCCGTGCGCGGGGACGCGTGCGAACCGGCCGTGCTGGAAACGGCCGGTGCCCTGCGCACCGACCTGATGCTGGCGGCCACCGGGGAGGACGAGGACAACCTCGTGATCGCCCTGCTGGCCAAACGGCAGTTCGCCGTCCGCCGGGTCCTCGCCCGCACCAACGACCCGGACAACGCCTGGCTCTTCGACCGGCGGTGGGGCGTGGACGTCGCCCTTCCCTCCGCCGCCCCGCTGGTGTCCCTGCTCGAGGAGGCCGCGGACGTCACCGACACCGTCGCCCTCATGCGGCTCAGCGCGGCAGGCGTCGAGCTGATCGAAACCCGCATCGCGGAGACGTCGGCGGCGGCCGGCCGGCGGCTGGCCGACCTCGCCGTGCCACCGGGCACGGTCGTCGCCGCGGTCGTCCGCGAGGGACAGCCGTCGGTCCCCGGCCCCGACCACCGGTTCCGCCCCGGGGACACCGTGCTCGTCGTCTCCGTCCGCGCGACCGAGAGCGATGTCCACGACCTCTTCCAATAGCCCGGCCGTCCCACCGAAGTCCCACGGAGGAAGGCCTTCCGGCCCTTCCGGCGCCCCGGCGCACGGTGTCGACTGGGACAACGAATGTCATGGGACGAGGTGGACGATGCTCGACCGGCGGATTCCGGACATGGTCACCGTGCAGTCCGCGGTGACCATGGCGTTGCGCGCTCCCTCGGCGCACAACGCGCAACCGTGGAGCTGGCGGACCGGGCACAGCCGCCTGCACCTGTTCGCCGAGCCGGACCGGTGGCTGCCCCAGGTCGACCCGGACGGGCGGGACCTGGTGCTCGGCTGCGGAGCGACCCTGCACCACCTGCGGCTCGGCTTCGCGACGTTCGGCTGGGCCGCCGAGGTGCACCGCGTCCCCGACGCCGGGAGTCCCGATCACCTCGCGATCGTGAGCCTGCGCCGGGCCGAGCCGTCCGACGACGAAATCGTCCTCGCGGCGGCGATCCCCCACCGCCGCACCGACCGGCGGCGCCACGGCGCGTGGCCGGTACCCGGCGGATACCTCGACGAGCTGGGGAAAGCGGCCGCCGGGGAGGGCGCGCAGCTGCACGTGGTGGCCGACCCGGCTCGCCGCCGGCTCGCGTCGGCGATCGCCAAGACCGCCTGGCGGCACGCCGGCGCGAGCGTTCCCGGCCCCGTGCCGGCCCAGCGGACCGCGAGCGGGCTCCCGGCCGCCGGCGGATCCACCCGGGCCGGGAGCTCGGTCCGGACCCGCCCGGCGACCGCCGGCGCTTCGCCCGACGGCGACGCAACGGTGCTGCTCGTGCTGAGCACCGCCGGCGACGACCTGCAGTCGCGCCTGCGGGCGGGCGAGGCGATGAGCGCGGTACTGCTGAGGGCGACCTCGTTGGGGCTGTCCTCGTGCCCGCTCACCGAACCACTGCTGCTCGACGGTGTCCGGAAAACCGTCGAGGACCTCGTCGCGGACGGGGGTGCGCCCCACCTCGTGCTGCGCGTCGGGTGGGCGCCCGCCAACGCCGAGCCCCTGCCCGCTTCACCGCGCCGCAGCCTGGCCGATGTCCTGCAACCGCTCGAGGCGCCGTCGAAGTACCACCACCCGGTCTCCGGCTGACGTTCTTCCGCTGTCGCCGCCGGCGCCTCACCGCACGCTGCCCGGGACCGCGCCTTCGGCGAGGGGGACCTGCCACGTCACGACGGTGCCACCCGCCGGGCGGCCGGCGAGGGTGAGCGACCCGCCCTGTTCGACGGCGCGAGCGGCCAGCTCGTGCAGGCCGGCGTCCGTCGTGCCCGGTGGCGCCGGCTCCCCGTCGTCTTCGACCCTGGCGAAGAGCTGCCCCGGCCCGGGTTCGGGCCGCAGTTCGACGGTGACCGTGACGTGGCCGGCACCGGAGCGCCGCGCCACCGCGGACAGGGCTTCGTCGAGCACCGCCATCAGCTGTTCCCTGGCCGGCCCGCCGAGTGCGGTGTCGAGCCGGCTGTCGAGCTGCGAAGTCGTGGCGACGCCCAGCGTTTCGGCGGCCGCGTCGACGAGGTCCTGGATACGCCGGTGCAGCGCCCGCTCGCGCGTGGGTTCGGCGTGGATGGCGAAGACGGCCGACGTCAGCTGCCGGACGACCTGGTCCACTGCCTTCACGGCCTCGCGGACCCGCCGTGCGAAGTCTTCCCGCTGGCTGACGTTGAGCGCCGCGGTCAGGCCGGTGCCGATCGCGGACAGCCGCCCGATCACCGCGGTGTTCAGCTCGCGGGCGATCCGCTCCCGGTCGTCCAGTACCGAGAGCAGCACGGCGTCCCGTCGTCGCTCGGCCAGTTCCAGGACGATCGCCGCCTGCGCCGCGAACAGCTCCAGCGACCGGACCACACTGGTCGCCGTGATGGCACGCCCCGGGGCGTTGACCACGGCCAGCACCCCGCGCACGGCACCGGCCGGCCCCAGCGGCACGCCGAGCGCGGCCCCCACCGTGACTTCGGCCCCCAGCCCCGCCTGCCGCGCGGCCGGTGCCGCGTCCTCGCTGATCACGGACCGGCCGGTCCGGAAGACCTGCACGCTCACCGGTTCCGGCCCGGATCCCGTCGTCCCCCGCAACGGCAGCCGCAGCGACCGGTAGGCGTCCGCCTGAGCCCCCGCCGACGCGGCGGTGACCAGGTACTCGCCACTCTCGTCGGGGACCAGGACCAGGGTCTGGTCGACGCCGGCGATGTCCCGCGCCCGGACGGCGATCAGTTCCAGCACCGCCTCGGCCGGTGCGTCGGCCAGCACCGCGGTGGCGACGTCGGCGGCCGCGGCCAGCTGCTGGTTCGCCTGCTGAAGCTCCCAGCTGCGGGCGAAGACCTCGGCCTGCATCGCCGAGCGCTCCTCCACCGTGGGCGCCTCCGCCGGCGGCAGCTGCTGCAGGAAGCCGGTGACCTCCTCGACGCGGTGCAGGATCCACCGCACCGAGCCGGCCTCGTCGAGGACGGGGGCGTTGACCGTGCTCCAGTAGCGTTGTTCCACCACACCGGGACGGTCCGCCACGGCCACGTCGTACCGCTGCAACGCCATGGCGTGCCGTTGCCGCGTCTCCAGGACCCGCTCCAGCGAAGCCCGCAGAGCCCGTGCCCCGCTCGGGTTCTCGGGGTTGTCCGGGAAGGCCGCGAAGACGTACTGCCCGATCAGGTCGTCGCGATCACGGCCGGCGACCGCCAGGTAGGCGTCGTTGACCGCGAGGAACACGAACTCCGGGGACAGGACGGCGGTCGGTGAGGGGCCGGCGAGGAACACGGCCCCGAAGTCGACCTGCTGCGCCATGTCGCTCGTCTCCTCCGCCGGACACGGCCGCACACCGGGCCGACCGCCTGTATGTGTAGCACCGCGGGTGCGGCTCACGCATTCTTCCGCACCCGCGCCCACTCAGACGGCGGCCGACTCGCGCTCCGCCGCGAACGGGGCCAGCAGCTCCTGCAGTTCGGCGGTGGACAGTGCGCCGTGCGGCCGCCGCACCGGCGGGCGCGGTACCCGGTCCAGCCCCAGCATCGCCAGGAGGTCGGCTTCGTCCCGGCTGTCGTGGGCGTGGTGCTTCACGACCCGGATCGCGCGGGAACGCTCCTCCGCGGTCGGGCCATCGGCGAGCCGTGTCTCGGACATGTGAGGTCCTCTGCGCGTAGGGAACTAGCTGTCCTGAACTGACCATGCCCCAGCCGATCGGGTGAAGATCAGGGCACTTGGTCCTCCGTCCGCGGCCGGAGGACCCCTCCGGCCGCGGACGGACTCAGCTGCCCGCCATCTCCGCCAGGTCGAGCCGGTACCCGGGCACGAGCCGCGGCGGCCCGCCGGTGAACTCGACCCACACCGAGCCGGGGCGCAGGTCGGGAGCGCGGTCCACCACCACGCCGCCGCGCCCGTCGAACCGGCCACCGCGCACCCGTACCCGTGCCCCGGCGGGAAAGCCGCCTGCCCTCGCCGGGCCCGGCTCACGGCTGCGATGAGGAAAAGTCATGGCAGGCCTCCTACCTGAAGGACATCGTGTGGCTGGTGCCACGCTTCGATGCTGCCAGTCCGGCAGGTGACCCCCCAGAGGCGAAGGCCCGGCGACGGGTGGTCCATCCTCCTCAGCCATTCAGGCAGTTGTGCCCCTCGATCGGTGACCCGGTCCGGCGTGGCGGCCGACCCGCGCGATCCGGTCGGCGAGCCGCCGTGCCGACGACTGCCGGCGGCGCTCCCGGTCGGCCAGGTTCCGCCGTTCGGCGACAGCACGTGCGCCCGTATCGGCGATTTGCTGCTGCCGCCGGCGTGCGAGGGCCTCGAGACCGTTCGTGGCCTGCCTTTTCGGTTTCACCGGCCGTTCCCTTCGCCGGTCCGGACGGGTTCGCCCGCCACCGGGGTGAGCAGCGTCCTGAGCGGGTGGGGCAGCGCGGCCAGCACGTGGCCGAGGTTCCCGGCGGAGCACGAGGTGTCCAGCGCGGCGCCGACCGCGGTGACCGCGTCGGCGACCTGGCTCTGGTGGATTCCCGCCTCGGCGGCGAACTGCTCGCAGAACTCCGCGACGTCACCGGGCACCGGGACCCGGGCCGGATTCCACCCGTCGAAGAACTCGCCGCGCAGCAGGACCGGCAGCTGGGCCGCGAACCGCACCGCGGGTCCCACGGGCAGCCGGTCGCGGACCCCGTGCAGCCATGCGCGCAGCACCCGGTGGGCCAGGACCCGGTCGTCGGTACCCAGCTCCCGGCCGACCAGGGCGAGCCAGGCACGGGCGGTGGACTCGGCCCTCGCGAACGGATCGGTATGGACGGACATCGCACTCCCTCACACCGGACGGCCGGATTCCGAAGGCCCGGCAGACCGTCCGGCTCGCCGTCGCCGTCCTCGTCCTCGTCGCACCGATTCCGTGACGGCGGCTCCTCCGATGTGGACGGCCACTCACCCACGAGCGCGATGTCGGTGCGTCCATGGTCGCCGTGGCCCGTCCAGGGACGGAATGGTCGTTGGTCTTCTGAACGAAGGACCTTCGGCGCGGCTTCGGCCGCGCGACCTCCCGGTCGGGGTGGGGAGAAGCGAACCGGTCGCGGGGTCCGCAAGAGACCGCCCGCCCGGGAGCCGCGCGCTCCCGGGCGGGCGGGGGCTCAGCCCACCTGCAGGTCGATGCAGGAGTAGAACGCGTTCGTCGTGTCGGCGATGTTCCACACCGCCAGGACCGTCTGGCGGCCGGTGTGGCCGCTCAGGTTCACCTGGTGCGAAACGGTTTCCGGCGGCTGCTCGTTGTTGCCGCTGATGTCGGCGACCTTCTCGTTGCCGATCCAGTACTCGTAGTTGGTCGTGCGGTGGCGGGCCGTGAAGGTCCACGTGAACGTCGCCGTCGTGCCGACCGGGGAAGCCTGCCAGCCCTTGCCGTTGTCGTTGAGCTCGGCGAACTTCGCGTTGCCGCCGTCGCAGGACTTCAGGCCCTTCGGTCCCTCGACGCTCTGGGGTTCGTACTTGATGTCGCCGCACGACACCGTGCCCTGCGCGCACTGCGCCTGGCGGCTCGCCGGCGAGTTGACGTAGCCGTGCGCGCTCGCGATGCCGGCGGGG
This genomic window from Amycolatopsis mongoliensis contains:
- a CDS encoding cation-translocating P-type ATPase, with the protein product MHQLAQAVTAGEGEAAQTRSVDEALTALSSSPRGLSAAAAAARLARHGRNELVHGRRTSLARRLLKQFTDLFAVVLIVASGVTFLAYFLGDPRDPGNVQLAIAILAVVVLNALIGFMQEYAAERTAEALQAMVPHRARVIRDGERVEVPAAELVPGDLVVLEAGDAVSADCRVVEAHELTVNNMALTGESAPVWRNTEPVPPEVSPPDARNLVWMGTTVAAGAGKAVVVATGAATEFGRIFRLTSQTTADTSPLRRQVAIMARRVASAAFALGLLLFVARLSAGGSLVATFVFALGVMVALVPEGLPATLSVALAIGVRRMAKRHALIKQLVAVETLGSTTVICTDKTGTLTTAEMTVQTVWAAGRAHRVTGVGYAPEGEVADPGPVRELLRVAAMCCDARLLPPSGRQGWRVLGDTTEGALLVAAAKAGLDLDAELQSAPRDGELPFDSVRKLMTTLHTRDGRTWAHVKGAPQELLARCTHIRGEGGVRALDDDARREVLAANDGMAGSALRVLAVATREVSGPGAGHGEAENGLTLLGLVGMLDPPRPEVVASVTACRDAGIRVVMVTGDYALTAEAIARRVGILRPGVVPRTVTGAELDGTDDAALQALLTENPDVLFARVKPEHKMRVVAAFKDLGEVVAVTGDGANDAPALKRADIGVAMGESGTDVAREAAVMVLLDDSFASIATAVELGRSVYQNIRKFLVYLFSHNIGELVPILAATAVGFPLVPLSAVQVLAIDLGSDVLPALALGTEPPEPGIMNRPPRSPKQPLFSAALVRRFLFLGCIQAVVVTTAFFWRIHTAGIPFAEFTLDHPVYREALTMTQAGIVICQFFNGFAVRSDRLSILRIGLLSNPHYLAAQGIALAIMCAISYAPPLQSVFHTAPLSLADWGLLIVLGSLVLVADEIRKALLRRKEAAT
- a CDS encoding potassium channel family protein, whose protein sequence is MKVIIMGCGRVGSTLAQQLSIDGHAVCVLDRDPDTRELLPTGYTGGFVVGNGYNREVLERAGIHDADAFVAVTAGDNTNIVGARIAKEDYRVPHVVARIYDPRRADIYRDLGIPTVASVRWTTNRIHQMLSQRYLDPVTTFGNGETLLVRETLPAWFAGRPLGELEVDGEIRVIAVTRAGTSFLPTAASAAETGDTVSFAVAASALPRLSSFLDKELGT
- a CDS encoding potassium channel family protein translates to MRVLIAGAGRLGEQAAHLLAATGHEITVVDQDQHRLDQLGERYHAVRGDACEPAVLETAGALRTDLMLAATGEDEDNLVIALLAKRQFAVRRVLARTNDPDNAWLFDRRWGVDVALPSAAPLVSLLEEAADVTDTVALMRLSAAGVELIETRIAETSAAAGRRLADLAVPPGTVVAAVVREGQPSVPGPDHRFRPGDTVLVVSVRATESDVHDLFQ
- a CDS encoding Acg family FMN-binding oxidoreductase; translation: MLDRRIPDMVTVQSAVTMALRAPSAHNAQPWSWRTGHSRLHLFAEPDRWLPQVDPDGRDLVLGCGATLHHLRLGFATFGWAAEVHRVPDAGSPDHLAIVSLRRAEPSDDEIVLAAAIPHRRTDRRRHGAWPVPGGYLDELGKAAAGEGAQLHVVADPARRRLASAIAKTAWRHAGASVPGPVPAQRTASGLPAAGGSTRAGSSVRTRPATAGASPDGDATVLLVLSTAGDDLQSRLRAGEAMSAVLLRATSLGLSSCPLTEPLLLDGVRKTVEDLVADGGAPHLVLRVGWAPANAEPLPASPRRSLADVLQPLEAPSKYHHPVSG
- a CDS encoding PAS domain-containing protein — translated: MAQQVDFGAVFLAGPSPTAVLSPEFVFLAVNDAYLAVAGRDRDDLIGQYVFAAFPDNPENPSGARALRASLERVLETRQRHAMALQRYDVAVADRPGVVEQRYWSTVNAPVLDEAGSVRWILHRVEEVTGFLQQLPPAEAPTVEERSAMQAEVFARSWELQQANQQLAAAADVATAVLADAPAEAVLELIAVRARDIAGVDQTLVLVPDESGEYLVTAASAGAQADAYRSLRLPLRGTTGSGPEPVSVQVFRTGRSVISEDAAPAARQAGLGAEVTVGAALGVPLGPAGAVRGVLAVVNAPGRAITATSVVRSLELFAAQAAIVLELAERRRDAVLLSVLDDRERIARELNTAVIGRLSAIGTGLTAALNVSQREDFARRVREAVKAVDQVVRQLTSAVFAIHAEPTRERALHRRIQDLVDAAAETLGVATTSQLDSRLDTALGGPAREQLMAVLDEALSAVARRSGAGHVTVTVELRPEPGPGQLFARVEDDGEPAPPGTTDAGLHELAARAVEQGGSLTLAGRPAGGTVVTWQVPLAEGAVPGSVR
- a CDS encoding DUF2267 domain-containing protein — its product is MSVHTDPFARAESTARAWLALVGRELGTDDRVLAHRVLRAWLHGVRDRLPVGPAVRFAAQLPVLLRGEFFDGWNPARVPVPGDVAEFCEQFAAEAGIHQSQVADAVTAVGAALDTSCSAGNLGHVLAALPHPLRTLLTPVAGEPVRTGEGNGR
- a CDS encoding lytic polysaccharide monooxygenase auxiliary activity family 9 protein produces the protein MNRKLAAAAAGALLAPILVVVSPAGIASAHGYVNSPASRQAQCAQGTVSCGDIKYEPQSVEGPKGLKSCDGGNAKFAELNDNGKGWQASPVGTTATFTWTFTARHRTTNYEYWIGNEKVADISGNNEQPPETVSHQVNLSGHTGRQTVLAVWNIADTTNAFYSCIDLQVG